GTTAAGCCCACCAGCGCCGATGGTACTGCTAACGCGGGAGAGTAGGCCGCCGCCAGTTTTTATTTTATTTTTAAAAATCCTTTATCTGATGATAAAGGATTTTTTTTGCTTTATACTCTCCACTCCACTATACCTATATACACCCGTATATACCTATAACTACCAGCTTGACTCATAAATAATGAGTAATAAGCAATAAGTAATGAGTAATATCCAACGTATGCTATATTACTTATTACCCATTACTCATCTTTACCGTTCATCACACTCAAACTGTCACTCCGTAGGAGTCTCAACAATCCATTTAAAATTCTGTAGTTTATCCTTTGAATTCTTTAGAGTCTAATAAATGTGGCTAGATTCCTACGGAATGACATAATCAGAACTATTAATCTCACGATATAAAACTGATCATTCTTAAATCGAATCCCGAAGCTCATAATTCATAACTTATAATTCATAATTGATTTTCTCCTAGCCCCGATAGTAATGGTTACCCCGCAGCTTGGATTGGCGAGTGGGTGGGTCTGAGCGTGGAAGCGTGCAGGCGCGAGGAGTATGAATGAATAGCGGGATAAAGCTCCTGAAATATCACTACTTAAATTTTATTAAACTTCTTTATTTAATCAAGAGGAAGGGTTCATTATTTATACGCTGATTATTTATGCTCATAAGCGGCTTATTATCCTTGGAAGCTTATCTGTATATGGAAAATATATATAAACCCTCAGAACCTGCCTTATCTTAATCCAGAAGAAATGAAAAAACCGCTTCTTAAAGAAACGGTTCTTATTTATGGGATTGGGACTTTCAATCTTACATATCACTGTTTGTGTCCGGGCATTTAAAATCATCACTGCAGGTAGCACATACAATGGTTCCATTGCAGTAGTACATACAGAAATCTGTTTCAGGAAGATTAGCACCTCCAGAAATGTTTTTTAATTGGCCTTTTTGTAGTTTTTTTAAATTTTTCATATCGTTTTAATTAATAATTTGAAGTTAAAGTAAAATTAGTTAAAATATTTTTAATTAATAATGTTTGTTGTATTAAAAATAAAAAATTAATATAATAAACAGTTTTAAGAGTTATATGATCAATGATTTTCACATAAATATTTGATTGACAATAAAATAAATGCTATTTTTAAGCTAGCGTTATCCGAAAAGCTTATAGAGTAGGAAAAATTAAAACTATAACTATGAAAAATTTAAAAAAACTTTCAAGAGACGACAAGAGAAGTATTGTTGCGGGGGTCAATTTTCCAGCCTATTGCTTAGAAGGCGGTGGACCGGGAGAAGGAGGATGTTCTGCAGGACAAATCTGCTCAGGGGGAAAATGTGTTCCTTACGAAAATCCTGGAGGTGGAGAAAATCCTGGCGGTGGTGGAGATACATACACCTGCATCTGTCCATGGGGTACTTTTACACAACCTACACCATGTCCTGAATTTTATTGTATAACAGGATAGTATAATGAAAACGGCTACCTCAAATAGAGATAGCCGTTTCTTTTCTTATTTTTTAATCAATCCTAATTCGATTAATCTTTCATGCAGGAATTCTCCGGCAGTTGTATCTTCGTATAATTTTGGATTGTTTTCATCTACACAGTTCTCAAGTGCATTTAAAGACATTGCACTGATAGGATGCATAAAGAAAGGAATTGAATACCTTGAAGTACTCCACATTTCTCTTGGCGGGTTTACCACTCTGTGGATGGTAGATTTCAATTTGTTGTTGGTGTGTCTTGAAAGCATATCTCCAACATTGATCATCAGTTCATCCGGTTCTGCAATAGCATCAATCCATTCTCCGTTGTGGTTTTGAACCTGAAGACCTTTACCCTGTGCTCCCATTAAAAGGGTAATAAGGTTAATGTCTCCGTGAGCAGCAGCTCTTACCGCATCATCTGGTTCTTCGGTGATTGGCGGATAGTGAATAGGTCTTAAAATAGAATTTCCTTCTGCGATTTTATCATCAAAATAAAACTCATTTAACCCAAGGTGCAATGCTAAAGCTCTTAACACATACTGTCCTGTTTTCTCAAGCATCTGGAATGCCTCTTTACCTACTTCGTTGAATTTTGGAAGTTCATCAACGATTACATTGTCTGGATACTCAGTTTTGTATTTTGAATCATCAGACAGATACTGTCCGAAATGCCAAAATTCTTTTAAGTCTCCTTTTTTGAAACCTTTTGCAGTTTCTTTACCGAATCCTACATAGCCTCTCTGTCCACCAATTCCTGGAATCTCATACTTCTGTTTCGTTTCCACTGGTTGTTCAAAAAAGTTTTTTACCTCTCCATACAAATCATCCACTAGGTTGTCATCAAGAAAGTGGCCTTTTAAGGCTACAAAACCAATTTCTTCATAAGCTTTTCCGATTTCATTTACAAATTTCTGTTTGCGTTCCGGGTTGTCCGAAAGGAAATCACGCAGGTCTACACTAGGTATTTTATCCATTTTTAGAAATTTACGAACAGCAAAATTACATTTTTTTTAAATTAAATGATTTTAAAATCATTATTTATAAGTTAAATTTGCTGTATGAAAAAATATTCTTCTAAGAGAAGTATCCAAATACTTGCACATCTTCTTCAGCAGTACGGAATTGCAGATATCGTAATTTCTCCGGGGTCAAGAAATGCTCCTTTGGCCATTCATTTTTCAGAGGTAGATAGTTTCAACTGTTACAGTATTGTAGACGAAAGAAGTGCTGCTTTCGTGGCAATGGGAATGGCAAAAAGCGAGAAAAAACCTGTAGCCATTACCTGTACCAGCGGATCAGCAGTCGTTAATTATTATCCGGCAGTGACTGAAGCCTTTTATCAGAATGTTCCCCTTTTGGTATTGACGGCTGACCGACCTACTGATTTTGTTGATATTTTCGATGGGCAGACGATTAGACAGAAAGATGTTTTTCATCAGCATTCCTATGGTGACTTTCAGCTTTTGGAAGACAGCAAAGAAAATGCAGAAGATATTAATTTCGATATCATTAAAAAAGCAATTGAGCTTTGTTTTGAGAAACAAGGCCCGGTACATATTAATATTCCTTTAGAAG
The genomic region above belongs to Chryseobacterium culicis and contains:
- a CDS encoding bacteriocin-like protein — protein: MKNLKKLQKGQLKNISGGANLPETDFCMYYCNGTIVCATCSDDFKCPDTNSDM
- a CDS encoding bacteriocin-like protein, with amino-acid sequence MKNLKKLSRDDKRSIVAGVNFPAYCLEGGGPGEGGCSAGQICSGGKCVPYENPGGGENPGGGGDTYTCICPWGTFTQPTPCPEFYCITG
- a CDS encoding isopenicillin N synthase family dioxygenase: MDKIPSVDLRDFLSDNPERKQKFVNEIGKAYEEIGFVALKGHFLDDNLVDDLYGEVKNFFEQPVETKQKYEIPGIGGQRGYVGFGKETAKGFKKGDLKEFWHFGQYLSDDSKYKTEYPDNVIVDELPKFNEVGKEAFQMLEKTGQYVLRALALHLGLNEFYFDDKIAEGNSILRPIHYPPITEEPDDAVRAAAHGDINLITLLMGAQGKGLQVQNHNGEWIDAIAEPDELMINVGDMLSRHTNNKLKSTIHRVVNPPREMWSTSRYSIPFFMHPISAMSLNALENCVDENNPKLYEDTTAGEFLHERLIELGLIKK